Sequence from the Sphingobacteriaceae bacterium GW460-11-11-14-LB5 genome:
AATCATTAATCTTTCGGCTCAAGAATTAGCACATTTACTGCAATTGATAATGTTTGATGCAGTTCAAAAGAAACTTTTAACCCCCTTCTTGGATTAAATCCATTTATCGGGCCGCTTTGATAAAACAGAACTTCTTCTCCAATATCGCTCCTGATTTTCCCAAAGCCTTCAGTCTCATTATAATAATCTATTGTTCCCATTTCTTTTGCCTCCATTTTCGACGATTTGCGTTAACTATTGTATAGCTAACCCAAAAAACTGTGCCAAATAATAACAGAAGCCTATATAATATAAAAACAACTTTACAATAAATGTATTGTCTATGCAGATAACACCATCACCTGAACAGCCTCAATGCCACTTGGTGTAAATTCGATGTCAAACTGAACAATATTATTGGATTTTATCGGATCAATTACACCATGGGCAAAAACACTCACTTCTCTCCCTCCGTTTGATGGTGTGATACTGCCAACGCCTTCTTCCTGATTATAAAATTTTACGGTACCTAATCTCATAGAACTACTGAATCAGTTTTACATTAACCGCATTGGGTCCTTTTTTCCCCTGGGTGATTTCGAATTCTACCCGATCATTCTGACTTATTTTATCAGTTAAACCTGTAACATGAACGAAAACTTCTTCTCCGTTTTCTGTGATGATGAAACCAAATCCTTTAGATTCATTATAAAATTTTACTGTTCCTTGCATTTAATTTAGATTTTAATACAACAAACATACAAAAACTCAAAAAGGTTTTGGGAATTAAATCGATTTCTATACTAAATCTATAGATTAAGCAATAATTTGTGCTGATTTTGGAATTTAGACAAGCAAAGCGCATTTAAACAAAAAAGTCGCAGACTGAATCCACAACTTCCCTATTTTGATACCATACACTAAGCATTGATCAACTGGATTAAAATAAAAGAAAGGATATAATGAAGAAATTACCGGTATAGAAATCCCGATAGGCATACAACAAGGCATAGCAAGCGGTTAGCTTACATTGTTGCATAGTCAATCAATCCTAGTTATATAGGACTGTGTAATACCAGAAAGTGAAATCTTTTTTATTTGGATACCGAATTTTGCCGAATCATCAAAATAAACCATTCAAGGAGGAAAGTCCCTCCTGAAAAAAGTATTTGAAAATTGAACTAACCCTTTTTTCCACTAAAAATCACAACGAAAACACTAAAACCACCTAAAAGGA
This genomic interval carries:
- a CDS encoding cold-shock protein; amino-acid sequence: MQGTVKFYNESKGFGFIITENGEEVFVHVTGLTDKISQNDRVEFEITQGKKGPNAVNVKLIQ